A window of Ananas comosus cultivar F153 linkage group 4, ASM154086v1, whole genome shotgun sequence contains these coding sequences:
- the LOC109709182 gene encoding CBL-interacting protein kinase 23, with product MIAQIKREISTMKLIRHPNVIRMYEVMASKTKIYIVLELVTGGELFDKIASRGRLKEDEARKYFQQLINAVDYCHSRGVCHRDLKPENLLLDNSGHLKVSDFGLSALPQQVREDGLLHTTCGTPNYVAPEVIKNKGYDGAKADLWSCGVILFVLMAGYLPFEDSNLTSLYKKIFKADFSCPSWFSTSAKKLIRRILDPNPQTRITVAEVTENEWFKKGYQPPSFETPDVNLDDVNDIFNESGEPENLVVERREGGPALMNAFELISTSQGLNLGTLFEKQMGVVKRETRFASKLPPKEILSKIEAAAAPLGFNVQKHDYKLKLQGEKSGRKGHLSVATEVFEVAPSLFMVELRKSKGDTLEFHKFYNNISTGLKDIVWKPKDDQNEEAAESLKA from the exons ATGATCGCCCAG ATAAAACGTGAAATTTCAACCATGAAGCTGATCAGGCACCCTAATGTCATACGCATGTATGAG GTGATGGCCAGCAAGACAAAGATATACATTGTTCTAGAACTTGTGACCGGAGGTGAACTCTTCGACAAAATT GCTTCTCGTGGGAGACTAAAGGAGGATGAAGCAAGGAAGTATTTCCAGCAGCTAATAAATGCTGTGGACTACTGTCACAGCAGAGGTGTCTGTCATAGAGATCTAAAG CCAGAAAATCTGTTGCTGGATAATAGCGGACATCTGAAAGTTTCAGATTTTGGACTTAGTGCATTACCTCAACAAGTTCGT GAGGATGGGCTTCTTCACACGACATGTGGGACACCCAATTACGTTGCCCCTGAG GTTATAAAAAACAAAGGTTATGATGGGGCCAAGGCTGATCTGTGGTCTTGCGGAGTAATCCTTTTTGTCCTTATGGCAGGATACCTGCCTTTCGAAGATTCGAACCTTACGTCGCTTTACAAAAAG ATCTTTAAAGCGGACTTTTCTTGTCCATCTTGGTTCTCAACAAGTGCCAAGAAACTTATCCGAAGGATTTTGGACCCCAATCCACAAACT CGGATTACAGTTGCAGAAGTCACTGAGAATGAGTGGTTTAAGAAGGGTTATCAGCCACCAAGTTTCGAAACACCAGATGTTAATCTTGACGATgtgaatgatatttttaacGAATCTGGG GAGCCAGAAAATCTTGTTGTGGAGAGACGAGAAGGGGGGCCTGCTTTGATGAATGCCTTTGAGCTTATTTCTACATCCCAGGGCCTCAATCTCGGCACTCTTTTTGAAAAGCAAATG GGCGTTGTGAAAAGGGAAACAAGATTTGCATCGAAACTTCCTCCAAAGGAGATACTTTCTAAGAttgaagcagcagcagcaccctTGGGATTTAATGTACAGAAACATGATTACAAG CTCAAGCTTCAAGGAGAAAAATCTGGTAGGAAAGGGCACCTTTCTGTCGCCACTGAG GTCTTTGAAGTTGCACCCTCCTTGTTCATGGTGGAGCTTCGCAAATCCAAAGGCGACACGCTTGAATTTCACAAG TTCTATAACAATATCTCCACCGGCTTGAAAGATATCGTTTGGAAGCCGAAGGACGACCAAAATGAAGAAGCAGCTGAGAGTTTAAAAGCTTAA